The Exiguobacterium aurantiacum DSM 6208 genome includes a window with the following:
- a CDS encoding ABC transporter ATP-binding protein, with protein MAEIQLNHIDKIYDGGDSKAVSDFNLHIKDREFIVFVGPSGCGKSTTLRMIAGLEEISSGDFIIDGKRMNDVAPKDRDIAMVFQNYALYPHMSVYDNMAFGLKLRKFPKDEIDRRVQDAARILGLEEYLQRKPKALSGGQRQRVAIGRAIVRDAKVFLMDEPLSNLDAKLRVQMRKEIIQLHNRLDTTTIYVTHDQTEAMTLATRIVIMKDGIIQQVGSPKEVYDNPDNIFVAGFIGSPSMNFFRGTLADGKFIVSGEEINVPEGKMKGLRDRGYIGKELILGIRPESIHDEPIYIDSPTTHTFQTHIDVAELMGAESYLYAELGGHQFTARIDGRSNIHMGDDVTLALDMTKAHFFDSETELVIR; from the coding sequence ATGGCAGAAATTCAATTGAATCACATTGATAAAATATACGACGGTGGGGACTCGAAGGCAGTCAGCGACTTTAACTTGCACATTAAAGACCGCGAGTTCATCGTCTTCGTCGGACCGTCTGGTTGCGGGAAGTCGACGACACTCCGTATGATCGCAGGTCTCGAAGAAATCTCGAGCGGTGACTTCATCATCGACGGCAAGCGTATGAACGACGTCGCACCGAAAGACCGCGACATCGCGATGGTCTTCCAAAACTACGCCCTCTACCCGCACATGAGCGTGTATGACAACATGGCGTTCGGTTTGAAGCTTCGCAAATTCCCGAAAGATGAAATCGATCGCCGCGTCCAAGACGCAGCCCGCATCCTCGGACTTGAAGAGTACCTTCAACGTAAACCGAAAGCACTCTCAGGTGGTCAGCGCCAACGTGTCGCCATCGGCCGTGCCATCGTCCGTGACGCAAAAGTATTCTTGATGGATGAGCCGCTCTCAAACTTGGATGCCAAGCTTCGCGTACAGATGCGTAAAGAAATCATCCAGCTGCACAACCGTCTCGACACGACGACGATTTACGTTACCCATGACCAAACGGAAGCGATGACACTCGCGACTCGTATCGTCATCATGAAAGACGGGATCATCCAACAAGTCGGTTCGCCGAAAGAAGTGTACGACAACCCGGACAACATCTTCGTTGCCGGCTTCATCGGATCACCTTCGATGAACTTCTTCCGCGGTACACTCGCAGACGGCAAGTTCATCGTCAGCGGCGAAGAGATCAACGTGCCTGAAGGGAAGATGAAAGGTCTTCGCGACCGCGGTTACATCGGTAAAGAACTCATCCTCGGAATTCGTCCAGAATCAATCCATGATGAGCCGATCTATATCGATTCGCCGACGACACATACGTTCCAAACGCATATCGATGTCGCTGAACTCATGGGCGCCGAGTCGTACTTGTATGCCGAACTCGGTGGACACCAGTTCACGGCTCGTATCGACGGACGTTCGAACATCCATATGGGCGATGACGTCACACTTGCGCTCGATATGACAAAAGCGCACTTCTTCGATTCTGAAACAGAGCTCGTCATCCGTTAA
- a CDS encoding DUF6671 family protein — MLVTMHQKEKVIKPLLEEQLGCRLHVNQFDTDQFGTFTREIGRQDSQLETARKKANMVIQLSNLHVGIASEGTFGFHPLAPIPWNTELVLLKDYERNIELQGYYEGIDTNFNHTVVQNYSSALQFVNEVGFPDHHVILRPDDEHSSVILKNIADESSLQEAFTYCLNKSTNRQVFIETDMRAYANPTRMKNIEMATRKLIEQANSLCPKCETPGFRVVRKVPGRLCEQCHSPTKQIVRHIHACSTCHYQLTEYLDPDVYASPAYCDFCNP; from the coding sequence ATGTTAGTCACAATGCACCAAAAAGAAAAAGTTATAAAGCCCCTTCTTGAAGAACAGCTAGGATGCCGCTTACATGTAAATCAATTTGATACCGACCAGTTCGGAACATTTACTAGAGAGATAGGTCGGCAAGACTCACAACTCGAAACAGCACGAAAAAAAGCAAATATGGTCATACAGCTGTCAAACCTACATGTTGGAATAGCCAGTGAAGGTACATTCGGATTTCATCCTCTTGCCCCTATTCCATGGAACACTGAATTGGTGTTACTAAAAGATTATGAGCGAAATATTGAATTACAAGGTTATTACGAAGGAATCGATACAAATTTTAATCATACCGTCGTTCAAAACTATTCTTCCGCGCTTCAGTTCGTGAATGAAGTTGGGTTTCCAGACCATCACGTAATCCTCCGACCAGATGATGAACACTCTTCCGTTATATTAAAAAATATTGCGGATGAATCATCGCTGCAGGAAGCTTTTACGTATTGCTTAAACAAATCGACGAATCGACAAGTTTTTATAGAGACGGACATGCGGGCATACGCCAATCCAACCCGCATGAAAAATATTGAGATGGCGACAAGAAAACTAATTGAACAAGCAAATTCATTATGCCCAAAATGTGAAACACCGGGTTTCCGTGTCGTACGAAAAGTACCTGGGCGATTATGCGAGCAGTGTCATTCTCCTACTAAACAAATTGTGCGACACATCCACGCCTGCTCTACTTGTCACTATCAACTAACAGAATATCTTGATCCTGACGTATACGCCTCCCCGGCATACTGTGATTTTTGCAATCCATAA
- a CDS encoding amino acid ABC transporter permease, whose protein sequence is MNELITTVIDNRSVYLEAVQLTLIASVLSILLALVLGLIIALLHSSPIKPVRWFTRLYISFFRGTPLLLQLLILYVGLTGFVQLSGMQALIYGLGLHFAAYISEAFRAAIHSVDKGQVEASVALGIPRGKRFKDIIFPQALSRAIPPVSNSVIDIIKSTSLGSVIAVQELTYVSDQIAATTYLVMPLLLFSATIYWILSTLIQAGQHRLERRYAVR, encoded by the coding sequence ATGAATGAACTGATCACGACCGTCATCGATAACCGTTCGGTCTATCTTGAAGCCGTGCAATTGACGTTGATCGCCAGTGTGCTATCGATTCTGCTTGCATTGGTACTCGGTCTGATCATTGCGTTGCTTCATAGTAGTCCCATCAAACCTGTCCGGTGGTTCACGCGGTTGTACATCTCGTTCTTCCGCGGGACCCCGCTCTTGTTACAATTGCTCATTCTTTACGTCGGGTTGACGGGCTTCGTCCAGTTGAGCGGCATGCAGGCGCTCATCTATGGACTCGGCCTCCACTTCGCGGCGTATATCTCGGAAGCGTTCCGTGCCGCCATCCATTCGGTCGACAAAGGGCAAGTCGAGGCGAGTGTCGCCCTCGGCATTCCGCGTGGGAAACGATTCAAAGACATCATCTTCCCACAAGCCTTGTCGCGTGCGATTCCACCTGTCTCGAACTCGGTGATCGACATCATCAAATCGACATCGCTCGGTTCGGTCATCGCGGTTCAAGAATTGACATACGTCTCGGACCAAATCGCCGCGACGACGTATCTCGTCATGCCGCTCCTGTTGTTCTCGGCAACGATTTATTGGATTTTGTCGACGCTCATTCAAGCGGGACAGCATCGTCTCGAACGTCGCTATGCGGTTCGTTAA
- a CDS encoding transporter substrate-binding domain-containing protein — protein sequence MKKSLTAVLAIGASFGVLAACGSETNSGSEETVITVGTEATYPPFTYKDKGELTGYDIDVLNEAAERAGYTLEFEAMDFKGLVPALDAERIDLIANQMSITPERQEKYAFSDPYAISGAQVIVGSDNEDIQGIDDLDGKVVGSTQGSVYAQMAEEAGAEVKFYKGANQVLQDLQVGRLDAALNDRLFILTELEKTGYDVKAVGDVFNQSQAGFMARQDSDVLEGLNEALAEMKEDGTMEEIGEKYFGEDISQ from the coding sequence ATGAAAAAATCATTAACGGCTGTACTCGCAATCGGCGCATCATTCGGGGTGCTCGCAGCTTGCGGCTCAGAGACGAACAGCGGTTCGGAAGAGACGGTCATCACGGTCGGGACAGAAGCGACATACCCACCGTTCACGTACAAAGATAAAGGTGAACTCACAGGGTACGACATCGACGTGTTGAACGAAGCGGCAGAACGTGCCGGTTACACGCTCGAATTTGAAGCGATGGACTTTAAAGGACTCGTCCCGGCACTCGACGCGGAACGCATCGACTTGATTGCCAACCAAATGAGCATCACGCCAGAGCGTCAAGAGAAGTACGCGTTCTCTGACCCGTATGCGATCTCAGGCGCCCAAGTCATCGTCGGATCAGACAACGAAGACATCCAAGGCATCGACGACCTCGACGGAAAAGTCGTCGGCTCGACGCAAGGATCTGTGTACGCACAGATGGCTGAAGAAGCCGGCGCTGAAGTGAAGTTCTACAAAGGTGCGAACCAAGTGCTCCAAGACCTTCAAGTCGGTCGCCTCGACGCAGCCTTGAACGACCGTCTCTTCATCTTGACAGAGCTTGAGAAGACGGGCTACGACGTGAAAGCAGTCGGTGACGTCTTCAACCAGAGTCAAGCCGGCTTTATGGCTCGTCAAGACTCAGACGTGCTCGAAGGCTTGAACGAAGCGCTCGCTGAAATGAAAGAAGACGGCACGATGGAGGAAATCGGAGAGAAGTACTTCGGTGAGGACATCAGTCAATGA
- a CDS encoding phospho-sugar mutase, which translates to MAWQQTYERWKQHEALEPHLRVELEEMAKDDTSLEDAFYKTLEFGTGGMRGEIGPGANRMNIYTIRKASKGFADFIAASGEEAKRHGVVIAHDSRHFSPEFALEAARTLASNGIKTYLFPSLRATPELSFAVRHLNAFGGIVITASHNPPEYNGFKVYGADGGQLPPAEADELVSYVNAIEDELLIEVKEEASLRSDGTLVTVDSSVDAAYMDALQSIRIHHDVQGDPLKIVFSPLHGTGRRPVMEGLKAYGFEHVTIVEEQAEPDGAFPTVSYPNPEERAAFELAMQYGDRVEADLLMATDPDADRVGFTVRDRNGEWFVLTGNQTGALLMDYILSQKVETGTLPTNGFVAKTIVTSELGAAIAKAYGVHLENTLTGFKFIGEKIKQYEESGEYEFLFGYEESYGYLIGDFCRDKDAVQACLLGAEMAAFHKQHGRTLYDALQAVYEKYGFYEESLQSMTLKGKAGLEQIGRMMEAFRANPPQEVGGYEVVRFEDYKKQVATDLRQNESEAIDLPSSNVLKFIFEDGSWFCLRPSGTEPKIKFYFSVHADSAEKTTAKREAIERDVMKQAKAID; encoded by the coding sequence ATGGCATGGCAACAAACGTATGAACGGTGGAAACAACACGAGGCGCTCGAGCCGCATCTTCGGGTCGAGCTCGAGGAGATGGCGAAAGATGATACGTCACTCGAAGACGCCTTCTATAAGACGCTCGAATTCGGGACGGGCGGAATGCGCGGCGAAATCGGGCCTGGGGCCAATCGGATGAACATCTATACGATTCGGAAAGCTTCAAAAGGGTTCGCCGATTTCATCGCCGCTTCTGGCGAAGAGGCGAAACGTCACGGTGTCGTCATCGCGCACGACTCCCGTCACTTCTCACCAGAGTTCGCGCTCGAGGCGGCACGGACGCTCGCTTCGAACGGGATTAAGACGTACTTGTTCCCGAGCCTCCGAGCGACGCCAGAGCTATCGTTCGCGGTGCGTCACTTGAACGCCTTTGGTGGGATCGTCATTACGGCGAGCCACAATCCTCCAGAATACAATGGTTTCAAAGTATACGGTGCGGACGGCGGACAGTTGCCGCCGGCAGAAGCCGACGAACTCGTCTCATACGTCAATGCGATTGAAGACGAACTGTTGATTGAAGTGAAAGAAGAGGCGAGCCTTCGTTCAGACGGCACGCTCGTGACGGTCGATTCATCCGTCGACGCGGCCTATATGGACGCGTTACAGTCGATTCGCATCCATCACGACGTCCAAGGAGATCCGCTCAAAATCGTCTTTTCACCACTCCACGGCACCGGCCGTCGTCCCGTCATGGAAGGGCTCAAGGCGTATGGCTTCGAGCACGTGACAATCGTTGAAGAACAAGCCGAGCCAGACGGCGCGTTCCCAACGGTCAGTTACCCGAACCCGGAAGAACGGGCCGCGTTCGAGCTCGCCATGCAATACGGTGACCGCGTCGAGGCTGATCTTTTAATGGCGACGGACCCGGATGCCGACCGCGTCGGCTTCACGGTCCGTGATCGGAATGGCGAATGGTTCGTCTTAACGGGCAACCAGACGGGTGCGCTCCTCATGGACTACATTTTGTCACAAAAAGTGGAGACCGGTACGCTCCCGACGAATGGGTTTGTCGCCAAGACGATCGTCACGTCTGAACTCGGGGCGGCCATCGCGAAGGCGTACGGTGTCCATCTTGAGAACACGCTCACCGGCTTCAAATTTATCGGGGAGAAAATCAAGCAGTACGAGGAGTCAGGAGAATACGAGTTCTTGTTCGGTTACGAAGAGAGCTACGGTTATTTGATCGGTGATTTCTGTCGCGATAAAGATGCCGTTCAGGCGTGTCTTCTTGGAGCGGAGATGGCAGCCTTCCATAAACAGCACGGACGCACCCTTTACGACGCGCTCCAAGCCGTCTATGAGAAGTATGGCTTCTATGAGGAGTCGCTCCAGTCGATGACGCTCAAAGGGAAAGCTGGACTTGAGCAAATCGGCCGGATGATGGAAGCGTTCCGAGCGAACCCGCCGCAAGAAGTCGGTGGTTACGAAGTCGTCCGTTTCGAAGACTATAAGAAACAAGTCGCGACCGATCTTCGCCAAAACGAGTCGGAGGCGATCGACTTGCCGTCTTCGAACGTGCTCAAATTCATCTTTGAGGATGGCTCATGGTTCTGCCTCCGCCCATCTGGGACCGAACCGAAAATCAAGTTCTATTTCAGCGTTCACGCGGATAGTGCCGAGAAGACGACCGCAAAACGTGAAGCGATTGAACGCGATGTGATGAAGCAAGCGAAAGCGATCGATTGA
- a CDS encoding sulfurtransferase, with protein MRAQELKQIVHTDSIRFIDCRYSLNDASYGKYVYRQGHLPNAVFLDLMEDLSGPVEEHGGRHPLPSKEAWTATLRRIGIQEDDLIIIYDDGFPYAARAWWLFKWAGHERVVVLEGGIQAGITYCGETTTEIPNYPASDYVPQFQDEMIATIEDVKAARTAELYDSRTADRFDGSHEPIDHKAGHIPNALLCSYADAVTDLGTLQDFHDLKELYVDVLDVPNPIFYCGSGVTACVNILALHALGKDDVRLYPGSYSDWISYPENEVHP; from the coding sequence ATGCGTGCCCAAGAATTGAAACAGATCGTCCATACGGATTCGATTCGCTTTATCGATTGCCGCTATTCCCTGAACGACGCTTCCTACGGGAAGTACGTGTATCGTCAAGGCCATCTCCCGAACGCGGTCTTTCTCGATTTGATGGAAGACTTGTCTGGTCCCGTTGAAGAGCACGGCGGCCGCCACCCGCTTCCTTCGAAAGAAGCATGGACGGCGACGCTCCGTCGCATCGGGATTCAAGAAGACGATTTGATTATCATTTACGACGACGGGTTCCCATACGCCGCGCGCGCCTGGTGGCTCTTCAAATGGGCTGGACATGAGCGCGTCGTTGTGCTCGAAGGCGGGATTCAAGCCGGTATCACATACTGCGGCGAGACGACGACAGAGATCCCGAACTATCCGGCGTCTGACTACGTCCCTCAATTCCAAGACGAGATGATTGCCACGATCGAAGACGTGAAGGCTGCACGTACGGCAGAGCTGTATGACTCCCGCACGGCCGACCGTTTCGACGGCAGCCACGAACCGATTGACCACAAGGCAGGACATATTCCGAACGCTCTCCTCTGTTCATATGCTGACGCCGTCACGGATCTCGGCACGTTGCAAGACTTTCATGATTTGAAAGAGCTTTACGTTGACGTGCTCGATGTCCCGAACCCAATCTTTTACTGCGGGAGCGGGGTCACCGCCTGTGTCAACATCTTAGCGTTACACGCCCTCGGCAAAGATGATGTCCGTCTTTACCCCGGCTCTTATTCTGACTGGATCTCTTATCCAGAAAACGAGGTCCACCCATAA
- a CDS encoding glycogen/starch/alpha-glucan phosphorylase, producing MFTDKQSFVTLFKDRFVALNGKSFKEGTEQEVYQTLATIVREQAIPKWINTRDKQEEKQSKQVIYFSLEFLLGRFLYNNLLSMDVLEVVQEGLEELGFDFTEITEFEPEPGLGNGGLGRLAACFLDSLAALSLPGHGNGIRYRYGLFKQKIVDGYQVELPDNWLRDGNMWETRRADRAIDVNFGGWIEMRQIGDRLRVVHHPDEVVRAVPYDMPVIGYKNDVVNTLRLWNAESPYDDEEYMERTKGSYKDLLKYKQSIATISEFLYPDDTTYEGKVLRLKQQYFFVSAGIQSMIASYLRHNKSLKHLGDHYAVHINDTHPVVAIPELMRILMDEHGYGWEEAWRVTKSVMSFTNHTLLAEALEKWPVEMYERLLPRIYQIIEEINRRFCRDVLVNYPHLEPHMGDIAIVSNAHINMANLAVVGSHSTNGVAQIHTDILKQREMRHLYEMFPLRFNNKTNGITHRRWLLKSNPRLSNLITDAVGPSWIEHPNDLEKLMGFSKDASFQEQVMDVKQQNKLDLASYIQDETGITVDPNSIFDVQVKRLHAYKRQLMNALHIHALYQKIKADPTFTMVPRTFIFGAKAAPGYYYAKEVIRYINALATMINHDKRASQFIKIVFLENYRVSMAERIFPGSDVSEQISTASYEASGTGNMKFMMNGALTIGTLDGANIEIRDAVGDDHIFIFGLTPQEVMNYKKFGGYHAADIYHANQEIRDVVDGLVNGTFDKVGEYQFQAIFDSLLVYNDDFLVLKDFASYMQAQRRAGEVFADKARWAESSIVNTAKSGIFSSDRTITEYANAVWNIKPTSVK from the coding sequence ATGTTCACAGACAAACAGAGCTTCGTCACTTTGTTCAAAGACCGATTCGTCGCCTTAAACGGGAAATCGTTCAAGGAAGGGACCGAGCAGGAAGTGTATCAGACGTTGGCTACGATAGTGCGTGAGCAGGCAATCCCGAAGTGGATTAACACGCGCGACAAGCAAGAAGAGAAGCAAAGTAAGCAAGTCATCTATTTCTCGCTTGAGTTTTTGTTGGGGCGTTTTTTATACAACAACTTGCTCAGCATGGATGTGTTAGAAGTCGTCCAAGAAGGGCTCGAGGAGCTCGGATTTGATTTCACGGAAATCACCGAGTTCGAGCCGGAACCGGGCCTTGGGAACGGGGGCCTCGGTCGATTGGCCGCTTGCTTCCTTGACTCGCTCGCCGCACTCAGCTTGCCAGGGCATGGGAACGGGATTCGTTACCGCTATGGCCTCTTCAAACAAAAGATCGTCGACGGCTATCAAGTCGAACTCCCGGACAATTGGCTTCGAGACGGCAATATGTGGGAGACGCGCCGTGCCGATCGTGCGATCGACGTCAACTTCGGCGGCTGGATTGAAATGAGACAAATCGGCGACCGTCTGCGTGTCGTCCATCATCCGGACGAAGTCGTCCGGGCCGTCCCGTACGATATGCCGGTCATCGGTTACAAAAATGATGTCGTCAACACGCTCCGTCTATGGAACGCCGAATCGCCTTACGACGATGAGGAGTATATGGAACGGACGAAAGGGTCATACAAAGACTTGCTCAAATATAAGCAGTCGATTGCGACGATTTCTGAATTCCTTTATCCGGATGACACGACGTACGAAGGAAAAGTGCTGCGCCTGAAACAACAATACTTCTTCGTGTCGGCGGGCATCCAATCGATGATTGCCTCATATCTCCGTCATAACAAATCGCTTAAACATCTAGGTGACCATTACGCCGTCCACATCAACGACACGCACCCGGTCGTCGCGATTCCAGAATTAATGCGCATCTTGATGGATGAGCACGGCTATGGATGGGAAGAAGCATGGCGTGTGACGAAAAGTGTCATGTCGTTCACGAACCATACACTTCTCGCCGAAGCGCTTGAGAAGTGGCCGGTCGAGATGTATGAACGGTTATTGCCGCGCATCTATCAGATCATTGAAGAAATCAACCGCCGTTTCTGTCGCGACGTGCTCGTCAACTACCCGCACCTCGAGCCGCATATGGGGGATATCGCCATCGTCTCGAACGCGCACATCAATATGGCGAACTTGGCTGTCGTCGGTTCACACTCGACGAACGGTGTCGCCCAAATCCATACCGATATATTGAAGCAACGCGAGATGCGTCATTTGTACGAGATGTTCCCGCTTCGCTTCAACAACAAGACGAACGGGATCACGCACCGTCGTTGGTTACTCAAGTCCAACCCGCGCCTCTCGAACTTGATCACGGACGCGGTCGGCCCATCGTGGATTGAACATCCGAACGACTTAGAGAAGTTGATGGGCTTCTCGAAAGACGCGAGCTTCCAAGAACAGGTCATGGACGTGAAGCAACAGAACAAACTCGATTTGGCGTCATACATTCAAGACGAGACGGGCATCACCGTCGATCCGAACTCGATTTTTGACGTTCAAGTGAAACGGCTGCACGCCTACAAGCGTCAGCTTATGAATGCGCTTCACATTCATGCCCTCTATCAAAAAATCAAAGCGGACCCGACGTTCACGATGGTACCGCGGACGTTCATCTTCGGTGCGAAAGCGGCACCTGGATACTACTATGCGAAAGAAGTCATCCGTTACATCAACGCTCTCGCGACGATGATCAATCACGATAAACGGGCGAGCCAGTTCATTAAGATCGTCTTCCTTGAGAACTATCGCGTCTCCATGGCAGAACGAATCTTCCCAGGCTCTGATGTGAGCGAGCAAATCTCGACGGCGAGCTACGAAGCGTCAGGGACCGGCAACATGAAGTTCATGATGAACGGTGCGCTCACGATCGGGACGCTCGATGGGGCGAACATCGAGATTCGAGATGCGGTCGGAGATGACCATATCTTCATCTTCGGCTTGACGCCGCAAGAAGTCATGAACTACAAGAAGTTCGGCGGTTATCATGCGGCGGACATCTATCATGCGAACCAAGAAATACGTGATGTCGTCGACGGTCTCGTCAACGGAACGTTCGATAAGGTCGGTGAGTATCAATTCCAGGCGATCTTTGATTCGCTGCTCGTCTACAACGACGATTTCCTCGTCTTGAAAGACTTCGCCTCCTATATGCAGGCACAGCGTCGGGCCGGGGAAGTGTTCGCCGATAAGGCGCGTTGGGCCGAGAGTTCAATCGTCAACACGGCCAAATCGGGAATCTTCTCGAGCGACCGGACCATCACGGAATACGCGAACGCGGTTTGGAACATCAAACCGACGAGCGTGAAATAA
- the glgA gene encoding glycogen synthase GlgA, with protein MKIWYVASEAAPFMKTGGLADVIGSLPQAVSSLGEDVSVVMPKYGSIAQEYVDEMEYMFDLIVPVGWRKQFGAVLKLERDGITYYFIDNEYYFKREGVLYGHYDDAERFAFFSRAVLEMIGKVEEVPDVLHCHDWQTGVVPAFLRIHYQHIEAYQRIRTVFTIHNLQYQGIFPEAVLGELLQFGPEHFTAEGIQHNGLVNYMKAGIVHSDQITTVSPSYRDEIMEPYYGEGLDAALRHRAVDVRGILNGLDLATNDPSTDKRIAKTYNLDTVKEGKLANKRMLQERFGLEVRDDVMLIGFVSRLVEQKGLDLIEAVSEELGNLDCQFVFLGSGQPEYEGIVHHMTASHPGKVGSYIGFDIELAHLIYAGSDAFLMPSRFEPCGLSQLISMRYGTLPIVRETGGLRDTVKPFNEYTQEGTGFGFLNYNAHEMLATIEKSIRVFYERNTWNALVHQAMTADFSWKQSAKQYRELYHLFA; from the coding sequence ATGAAAATATGGTATGTCGCTTCAGAAGCGGCACCGTTCATGAAGACGGGGGGGCTTGCCGATGTCATCGGCTCGCTCCCTCAAGCGGTGTCTAGCCTTGGTGAGGACGTCAGTGTCGTCATGCCGAAGTATGGTTCGATTGCACAGGAGTACGTCGACGAGATGGAATATATGTTTGATTTGATCGTCCCTGTCGGATGGCGCAAACAGTTCGGTGCGGTCCTTAAGCTCGAACGGGACGGCATCACCTACTACTTTATCGACAACGAATATTACTTTAAGCGTGAAGGCGTGCTCTACGGGCACTACGATGATGCCGAACGGTTCGCGTTCTTCTCACGTGCCGTCCTTGAGATGATCGGCAAAGTCGAAGAGGTCCCGGACGTGTTGCATTGTCACGATTGGCAGACCGGCGTCGTCCCGGCGTTCTTGCGGATCCACTATCAACATATCGAGGCGTATCAACGGATCCGTACTGTCTTCACAATCCATAACTTGCAGTATCAAGGAATCTTCCCGGAAGCTGTCCTCGGAGAGCTGTTGCAGTTCGGACCCGAACACTTCACGGCGGAAGGGATTCAACATAACGGTCTCGTCAACTATATGAAAGCGGGCATCGTCCATTCCGATCAAATCACGACGGTCAGTCCGTCATATCGTGATGAAATCATGGAGCCGTATTACGGAGAAGGGCTTGATGCGGCGCTTCGTCACCGAGCCGTCGACGTCCGGGGAATTTTGAACGGTCTCGACTTGGCGACGAACGATCCGAGTACGGACAAACGAATCGCGAAGACGTATAACTTGGACACGGTCAAAGAAGGAAAGTTGGCCAACAAGCGTATGCTGCAGGAACGGTTCGGTTTGGAAGTGCGTGACGATGTCATGTTGATCGGATTCGTCAGCCGTCTCGTCGAACAAAAAGGGCTTGATTTGATTGAAGCGGTGAGTGAGGAGCTCGGTAACTTGGACTGTCAGTTCGTCTTCCTCGGATCGGGTCAACCCGAGTATGAGGGTATCGTCCATCACATGACGGCGTCGCATCCTGGCAAGGTCGGTTCGTATATCGGCTTTGACATCGAACTCGCTCACTTGATTTACGCCGGTTCGGACGCATTCCTCATGCCGTCACGCTTTGAGCCGTGCGGCCTCAGCCAATTGATCTCGATGCGTTACGGGACGCTCCCGATCGTCCGTGAGACGGGAGGACTTCGTGACACGGTGAAGCCGTTCAACGAATATACGCAGGAAGGGACCGGTTTTGGGTTCTTGAACTACAACGCTCATGAAATGCTCGCCACGATTGAAAAATCGATTCGTGTCTTCTATGAACGCAACACGTGGAATGCACTTGTCCATCAAGCAATGACGGCGGACTTCAGCTGGAAACAATCCGCGAAGCAATACCGTGAGCTCTATCACTTATTCGCATGA